Sequence from the Clostridium botulinum genome:
AGATGGAGTCGCAGAAGAACAAACATCTTCTAATTCAAAATCTATAACTTGGGATGATGTAAAAGGTAAATAAAAGAGTGAAATTTAATTACTGAATTATATATAATTAAAAAAACAAGTAAGGTAATAGAGATAATTTAATTTATTCCCTATGACTTTACTTGTTTTTAAATATATAATTTTATAGGACGTAATAATTGAATTCTTATGACTTGTTTAGATTAGGGTAATTACAGTAGTTGTAATGGCTACTTTAGTTTTTAGAAATTAAACATATGAATATAGAAAAAAATGTGAATAGTGAGAGTAATAATGTAAATAATAATAATATGCATAAACAGAATTCTCAACATACAAATAATTATTTAGACAACAAAAATTACTTAATGTTAATATAGTTATTAGTCATGTTAAATGTAATATTTTAAATGTTTATAAGTAAATTCAAAAGAAATAAAGTATAAAATTGTAGAAATGTCAATAATTAATTTAAATATTTAAAATAACTCGCAGACCATGAATTGACATTTAAAAATGGTTAATATATAATGTTACAATAAAAAGAAAAGACTTAGATTAGGAAAAGTAACTTAGACTTAACTTTTAGAGAATAGCTGGTTGGTGCAAAGCTATAGGGAAGCTAAGAGAAGATCACCTAGGAGTTGGAAACTGAAAGACATTTATGTTTATTAAGTTGTCACGTAGCCTGCGTTAAAGGATAGAGTATGTATGTACTTGAACTAAACACTATTTAAAAACAGTGTTAGCCTTAGGTGGTTTGCGATTTTAACTTCGTCCTGTGGGATGGGGTTTTTTTTATATTAAATTTAAGAAGTAATGATAAAAGAGTACTGACTATGAAAGGGGAAAACAGAATGTATAAAAAAGTTGATTCTTCAAAAGGTTTTGTAAATATGGAACATGATGTAGCAACACTTTGGAATGAAAAAGACATTATAAAAAAGAGCTTTGACTCAAATCAAGACGGTGAATATTTTACTTTTTATGATGGCCCTCCAACAGCAAACGGAAAGCCACATGTTGGTCATATCTTAACAAGAGTTATGAAAGATATAATCCCAAGATATAAGGTTATGAAGGGTTATAAAGTAATAAGAAAAGCAGGCTGGGATACTCATGGTCTTCCAGTTGAACTTGAGATAGAAAAGAAACTTGGTATTTCAGGAAAAGAACAAATCGAAGAATATGGTGTAGAAAAATTTGTTAAAGAATGTAAAGAAAGTGTATTTACATATGTTAGCATGTGGGAAAAAATGACTGAACAAATTGGTTATTGGGTTGATATGGAGCATCCATATGTAACTTACCACAATCCATATATTGAATCAGTATGGTGGGCTTTAAAACAAATGTGGGATAAAGAACTTTTATATGAAGGACATAAGGTAATGCCTTACTGCCCAAGATGTGGAACAGCTCTTTCATCTCATGAAGTTGCTCAAGGATATAAGGATGTTAAGGACTTGACTGCTATTGCTAAGTTTAAAGTACAGGGAGAAGAAAACAAGTTTATATTAGCTTGGACAACAACTCCATGGACATTACCATCAAACTTAGCTCTTTGTATAAATAAAGCTTACACATATATAGAAGCAAAAGTGGAAGAAGAAGTTTATGTATTAGCTAAAGATTTAGCTGATAAAGTTCTTGGAGAAGATTACGAAATAATAAGAGAATTCAAGGGAACAGAACTTCTTGGAACTAAATATGAACAATTAATGCCTTTTGGTAAAGTTGAAGGAAAAGCTTTTGAAGTAATTCATGGCGATTATGTAACATTAACAGATGGTACTGGTATAGTTCATATAGCACCAGCTTATGGTGAAGACGATAGTTTAGTTGCTAAAGCAAATGGAATAGCTTTTATCAATTTAGTTGATAAAGAAGGTAAATTCGTAGAAGAAGTTACTCCATGGGCAGGTAAATTTGTTAAGAAGTGTGATGATAGTATTTGCAAATGGCTTGAAGAAAATAATAAGCTATTTAAAACTGCAAGACACCTTCATTCATATCCACATTGTTGGAGATGTGACACACCACTTCTTTATTATCCAAAAGAAAGTTGGTTTGTAAGAATGACATCTCTAAGAGATAAACTTTTAGAGAACAATAACAAGATTAATTGGTGCCCTGATAACATTAGAACAGGTAGATTTGGTAAGTTCTTAGAAAATGTTATCGACTGGGGTATTTCAAGAGATAGATACTGGGGAACTCCACTTCCAATTTGGGAATGTGAATGCGGACATAAAGAATGTATAGGAAGCATTGCAGAACTTAAGGAAAAGGGAATTAATGTACCAGAAGATATAGAACTTCATAAACCTTATATAGACAATGTACATTTAAAATGTGCTCATTGTGGTAAGGAAATGAAGAGAACTAAGGAAGTTATTGACTGTTGGTTTGATTCAGGATCAATGCCATTTGCTCAATTACATTATCCGTTTGAAAACAAAGAATTATTTGAACAAAACTACCCAGCTCAATTTATATCAGAAGCTGTTGACCAAACAAGAGGTTGGTTCTATACATTACTAGCAATTTCAACTGCTGTATTTGATAGAAACCCATTTGAAAACTGTATTGTTTTAGGTCATGTTCTTGATAAAAAAGGCTTAAAGATGTCAAAATCTAAGGGTAATGTTGTAGATCCTTTTGAAGTTTTATCTTCTCAAGGTGCAGATGCTACAAGATGGCATTTTTATACTGCAAGTGCTCCATGGCTTCCAACTAGATTCTCAACTGATGATGTAGGAGAATCTCAAAGAAAGTTCTTAAGTACTTTATGGAATGTATATTCATTCTATGTATTATATGCAGAAATAGATTCATTCAATCCATTAGAATATGCTGACTTTAAGTCTGAAAATGTAATGGATAAATGGATAATGTCTAAGTTAAATACATTAATTAAAACTGTTGATGAGAAGTTAAATTCTTATGATATAACTGCAGCTGCATTAAGTATTGAAGAATTTACTGATGAATTATCTAACTGGTATGTAAGAAGAAATAGATCTAGATACTGGACAGAAACTATTAATGATGACAAAATAGGAGCATATGTAACTTTATATAGAGTTCTGGTTACTTTATCAAAGGTTGCAGCACCATTTGTACCATTTATAACAGAAGAAATTTATCAAAATTTAGTGGTTAATTTAGATAATGCAGCAGAAGAAAGTATTCATTTAACTAGTTGGCCACAAGTTGATGAAAGTGCTATAAACAAGGAATTAGAAAAAGAAATGGACTTAGCTTACACAATAGTTAAGCTTGGTAGAAGTGCTAGAAATGGTGCTAATATTAAGAATAGACAGCCACTTTCAGAAATTTTAGTTTCAGTAGCATCACTTCCTGAATATTATGGTGATATTATAACTAATGAGTTAAATATTAAGGCAATTAAATTTGGAGCAGATCTTTCAGAGCATGTTAACTTTGAACTTAAGCCAAATTTACCTGTACTTGGTAGAGCTTATGGCAAATTAATACCTGGAATCAGAAAAGAAATAGCAGCTAGAAACCAAATGGAATTAGCTCAAAAGATTAAAGGCGGAGACGTTGAAGTTATAAATGTTGATGGAACTGAAATTGAGTTAAATTCAGAAAGTATTCTTGTAACTATGCAAGGTTTAGAAGGCTATGCTTTTGCTGGTGAAGGTGAAATTGGAGTTGTTCTTGATACTCATATTACAAATGAATTAAGAGAAGAAGGTCATGTAAGAGAAGTTATTTCTAAAATTCAAAATATGAGAAAAGATAAAGGATTTGAAGTAGCAGATAAAATAAAACTTTATGTAGCTAATAATGAATTATTATTAGAAATAATTAAAAAATTCTCAGATACAATAAAGAAAGAAACTTTAACTTCCGAAATTATTTATAATGAAAATTGTGATTATACACAAACTATTATAAATGGTGAAAACTTAGATATGACAGTTGAGGTTGTTAAGTAATAATACATTTAATGGGCTAGAATCTAAGTTACTACTTTTGACTCTAGCCTTTTATCAATAAATAGTAGTTTAGATAATTACTTTAAAATATAAAGGAGGAATGGTTATGGCAGCTTCTATTAAAGACGTTGCAAGAGAAGCGGGAGTTTCGATAGCAACAGTTTCTAGAGTGTTAAACGACATTGATGTGGTTAATGAAGATACTAAAAAGAAAGTATTGGATGCAATAAAATTATTAGGATATAGACCTAATATAATAGCTAGAAGTTTAAAAACACAAAAAACAAAAACTATAGGGATACTATTACCTGACGTATCAAATCAACTTTATCCAGAGATAGTAAGAGGAGCAGAAGATGTTTCTAATATATATGATTATAATGTAATCTTATGTAATTCAGATTTAGATATAGAAAAAGAAAAAGAATATTTAAGAGTTCTAAAAGAAAAAATGGTTGATGGAGTACTTTATATGAGTAGTTCACTTCAAGGCGAAATTTTAGAATTAATAAATGAATTAAATCTAAAAACTGTACTTGTTGAAACTAAGGATAAAGAAAGTAGATTACCAAGTGTTACAATAGATAATATACAAGGATGCTATGATAGCACAAAATATTTAATTAAAAAAGGTCTTAAAAACATTGCGTTTATAGGAACTGAAAAAAATCATATGAACGCCTGGGGAGACAGATACATAGGATATGAAAAAGCTCTTAAAGAAGAAGGTATTGAATTAGATCAAGACTTAGTATACTTAGATACTGTAAAAGTAAAAACAGGATATGAAGGTATTGATAATTTCATAAATAAAAATAAGAAGTTTGACGGAATAATATGTGCATCAGATGAAATTGCTATGGGAGCAATAAATAGACTAAGAGAAAAGGGATATGATGTTCCTAAAGATGTTAGTGTTATAGGATTTAATGACAACTATGCAGCTTCAATTTTCTATCCAAAGATAACAACTGTTTCTCAACCAACTTATGATATGGGATCAGTTGCAATGAGAATGTTAATAAAAATATTAAATGATAAAGAGCTAGAAACAGCTCATTATGTACTAGAGCATGAATTAGTTGAAAGAGATAGTACAATTTAAGATATAGTATTCATTAAAAATAAGATGTAGTAAAAGCATTGTATTGCTTTTATTGCACCTTATTTTTATATCTGAGATTATATTTTATAGTAGAATTTATATACGTATAAGTAAGGTGGATTAATTAATTGACATTAGTAATACTAAAATAACTATAGTGCAATTTAAATATAATTTCGACTATTGTATATATAAACCTATATTGCAAGAAATATAGTAGTTGAAATTTAGCATTATATTTACATAATAAATGAGAATTTTAGAGATAAATATATTTAATTAGGAAGTGGATAAATGAAAAAAAAGGTACTGATATGCGTTTTAACAATAATAGCAATTTTAGTAGCAGTGGTATTTGTTAATAAGATGAATTCAAAAACTAAAGAAGAACAGTTTAGCTATAAATTAGAATATGTGAAATCTCTTAAAGATATAGATGAATCATTACCAACAGTTATATTTTTTAAAGGATTAATAAATGAGAAAGAGAGTTTGGAATATGAAATAATGTTAAAGGATTTAAAAGAAGAAAGTGATTTTAATTTAGTGCATGTAAGTTTAGATTACATAACTAATGAAGAACAAGAAAATCTTATAAATGAATATAAAATTATAGAAGTGCCAACTATAGTTTTGAAAGATAAAAATCAAACTGACATAGCAAGTTATAATCATATTACATATGAAAAACTTCAAGAACTAATTAATAATTTAGATTAAATGTTTACATTAGATTTAAATGAACATAATTAGCATTAAATTTTGAATTGTAAAATTTTTTGCTAGATGTTAAAATGATTAGTATTGTAATTATACGAATTGCACAAATAAGAGGAGGAATTTTATTGAACAATCAAAAAAGATTGGGAGAAATAGGCATAGGGAAATTACTGTTAGAATTTTCAATACCAGCAATTGTTGGGATGTTAGTAAATACTTTATATAATATAATTGATAGAATTTATATAGGTAATATTCCTGAAATAGGGAATTTAGCAATAACTGGTGTAGGAATAACATTGCCACTTATGACTATAATTTTAGCATTTGGTATGCTAGTTGGAATAGGGACAGCTACGAGAATATCAATTAAACTAGGAGAACATGATAAAGAGAGTGCAGAACATCATTTAGGAAATGCATTTACACTAATAATAATAATAAGTATATTATTAACAGCAGTAGGATTAATTTTTATGCGTCCACTTCTAAGTATGTTTGGAGCTAGTGTTAATACTATTGGATATGCAATTGACTATATCAGAATAATATTTATTGGGACTATATTTAATATGCTTAGTTTTGGATTAAATCATTCTATAAGAAGTGATGGAAGTCCTAAAGTAGCCATGCTTTCAATGTTAATAGGAGCACTTACAAATATAATCTTAGATCCTATATTTATATTTGTATTAGGACTTGGTGTAAAGGGTGGCGCAATTGCTACTGTAATTTCTCAAATAGTATCAACTACTTGGATTTTATATTACTTTACTAAAGGAAAAAGTGTACTTAAAATAAAAAGAAAGTATTTAAAATTAAATAAGGAGATTGTTGCTAGTATATTTTTAATTGGAATGAGTCCATTTAGTATGCAAGTTGCACAATGTGCAGTACAAGTAATTTCTAATAATTCTCTTCAAAGATACGGAGGAGATGCAGCAATTGGAGCTATGACAATAATAAATAGTTTAGTTATGATCTTTCTAATGCCTATATTTGGATTGAATCAAGGTATGCAACCAATTGTAGGATATAACTTTGGAGCTAAAAAATATGATAGAACAAAAAAGACATTAAAATATACAGCAATAGCAGCTACTACAATAGTAACAATTGGATTTATAGTTGTAGAAACAATACCTGAATTGCTAATTTCTATATTTAATAGAGATCCAGAACTTTTAAGAATTGGTGTTTCAGGAATGAGAATATTCTTAGTTATGTTACCTTTAATAGGAGCACAAATAGTTACAACAAACTATTTCCAATCAATAGGTAAGGTTAAAGTTTCAATGTTTTTAAGTTTATTAAGACAAGTTATAATATTAATACCG
This genomic interval carries:
- the ileS gene encoding isoleucine--tRNA ligase, which codes for MYKKVDSSKGFVNMEHDVATLWNEKDIIKKSFDSNQDGEYFTFYDGPPTANGKPHVGHILTRVMKDIIPRYKVMKGYKVIRKAGWDTHGLPVELEIEKKLGISGKEQIEEYGVEKFVKECKESVFTYVSMWEKMTEQIGYWVDMEHPYVTYHNPYIESVWWALKQMWDKELLYEGHKVMPYCPRCGTALSSHEVAQGYKDVKDLTAIAKFKVQGEENKFILAWTTTPWTLPSNLALCINKAYTYIEAKVEEEVYVLAKDLADKVLGEDYEIIREFKGTELLGTKYEQLMPFGKVEGKAFEVIHGDYVTLTDGTGIVHIAPAYGEDDSLVAKANGIAFINLVDKEGKFVEEVTPWAGKFVKKCDDSICKWLEENNKLFKTARHLHSYPHCWRCDTPLLYYPKESWFVRMTSLRDKLLENNNKINWCPDNIRTGRFGKFLENVIDWGISRDRYWGTPLPIWECECGHKECIGSIAELKEKGINVPEDIELHKPYIDNVHLKCAHCGKEMKRTKEVIDCWFDSGSMPFAQLHYPFENKELFEQNYPAQFISEAVDQTRGWFYTLLAISTAVFDRNPFENCIVLGHVLDKKGLKMSKSKGNVVDPFEVLSSQGADATRWHFYTASAPWLPTRFSTDDVGESQRKFLSTLWNVYSFYVLYAEIDSFNPLEYADFKSENVMDKWIMSKLNTLIKTVDEKLNSYDITAAALSIEEFTDELSNWYVRRNRSRYWTETINDDKIGAYVTLYRVLVTLSKVAAPFVPFITEEIYQNLVVNLDNAAEESIHLTSWPQVDESAINKELEKEMDLAYTIVKLGRSARNGANIKNRQPLSEILVSVASLPEYYGDIITNELNIKAIKFGADLSEHVNFELKPNLPVLGRAYGKLIPGIRKEIAARNQMELAQKIKGGDVEVINVDGTEIELNSESILVTMQGLEGYAFAGEGEIGVVLDTHITNELREEGHVREVISKIQNMRKDKGFEVADKIKLYVANNELLLEIIKKFSDTIKKETLTSEIIYNENCDYTQTIINGENLDMTVEVVK
- a CDS encoding viral A-type inclusion protein; the encoded protein is MKKKVLICVLTIIAILVAVVFVNKMNSKTKEEQFSYKLEYVKSLKDIDESLPTVIFFKGLINEKESLEYEIMLKDLKEESDFNLVHVSLDYITNEEQENLINEYKIIEVPTIVLKDKNQTDIASYNHITYEKLQELINNLD
- a CDS encoding LacI family DNA-binding transcriptional regulator, whose protein sequence is MAASIKDVAREAGVSIATVSRVLNDIDVVNEDTKKKVLDAIKLLGYRPNIIARSLKTQKTKTIGILLPDVSNQLYPEIVRGAEDVSNIYDYNVILCNSDLDIEKEKEYLRVLKEKMVDGVLYMSSSLQGEILELINELNLKTVLVETKDKESRLPSVTIDNIQGCYDSTKYLIKKGLKNIAFIGTEKNHMNAWGDRYIGYEKALKEEGIELDQDLVYLDTVKVKTGYEGIDNFINKNKKFDGIICASDEIAMGAINRLREKGYDVPKDVSVIGFNDNYAASIFYPKITTVSQPTYDMGSVAMRMLIKILNDKELETAHYVLEHELVERDSTI
- a CDS encoding MATE family efflux transporter produces the protein MNNQKRLGEIGIGKLLLEFSIPAIVGMLVNTLYNIIDRIYIGNIPEIGNLAITGVGITLPLMTIILAFGMLVGIGTATRISIKLGEHDKESAEHHLGNAFTLIIIISILLTAVGLIFMRPLLSMFGASVNTIGYAIDYIRIIFIGTIFNMLSFGLNHSIRSDGSPKVAMLSMLIGALTNIILDPIFIFVLGLGVKGGAIATVISQIVSTTWILYYFTKGKSVLKIKRKYLKLNKEIVASIFLIGMSPFSMQVAQCAVQVISNNSLQRYGGDAAIGAMTIINSLVMIFLMPIFGLNQGMQPIVGYNFGAKKYDRTKKTLKYTAIAATTIVTIGFIVVETIPELLISIFNRDPELLRIGVSGMRIFLVMLPLIGAQIVTTNYFQSIGKVKVSMFLSLLRQVIILIPLLIIIPKFMGLTGVWVAGAASDFLSALITLTVFLRYNNKLKKDTIKQKSTQILEA